CACGGCAAGCATTGCCGCGATGGGCATGACCTGGACCGTCCAGGCCGCCGAGACCATCAAGGTCGGTATTCTGCACTCGTTGTCCGGGACCATGGCGATCTCCGAAACCTCGCTCAAAGACATGGCGCTGATGACCATCGACGAGATCAACGCCAAGGGCGGCGTGAACGGCAAGATGCTGGAACCGGTGGTCGTGGACCCCGCGTCGAACTGGCCGCTGTTCGCGGAAAAGGGTCGTCAGTTGCTGACCCAGGACAAGGTCGCCGTGGTGTTCGGTTGCTGGACGTCGGTGTCGCGTAAATCGGTGTTGCCAGTGTTCGAAGAACTCAACGGCTTGCTGTTCTACCCGGTGCAATACGAAGGCGAAGAGATGTCGCCGAACGTGTTCTACACCGGTGCCGCGCCGAACCAACAGGCGATCCCGGCGGTGGAGTACCTGATGAGCGAAGAAGGCGGCAGCGCCAAGCGTTACTTCCTGTTGGGCACCGACTACGTTTACCCGCGCACCACCAACAAGATTCTGCGCTCGTTCCTGCACTCCAAAGGCGTAGCGGACAAGGACATCGAAGAGGTCTACACCCCGTTCGGCCACAGCGATTACCAGACCATCGTGGCCAACATCAAGAAATTCTCGGCCGGTGGCAAGACAGCGGTCATTTCCACCGTCAACGGCGACTCCAACGTGCCGTTCTATAAAGAACTGGCCAACCAGGGCCTGAAAGCCACCGACGTTCCGGTTGTAGCGTTCTCGGTCGGCGAAGAAGAACTGCGCGGCATCGACACCAAACCGCTGGTGGGCAACCTCGCGGCCTGGAACTACTTCGAGTCGGTCGAGAACCCGGCGAACAAGAAATTCGTGGCCGACTGGAAAGCCTACGCGAAGAAACACAACCTGCCGGGCGCCGACAAAGCGGTGACCAACGACCCGATGGAAGCCACTTACGTGGGCATCCACATGTGGGCGCAAGCGGCTGAGAAAGCCAAATCCACCGACGTCGACAAAGTCCGCGAAGCGCTCGCCGGCCAGACCTTTGCCGCGCCGTCGGGTTACACGCTGACCATGGACAAGACCAACCACCACCTGCACAAGCCCGTGATGATCGGCGAAATACAGGCCGACGGTCAGTTCAACGTCGTGTGGCAGACCGAAGGGCCGATCCGTGCCCAGCCTTGGAGCCCGTTCATTTCGGGTAACGACAAGAAGCCGGATTATGCGGTGAAGAGCAACTGAGTCACTGGATGTCGGCCTGAGCACTTCATTCAGGACCGACACAAATCCCTGTAGGAGTGAGCCTGCTCGCGATAGCGGTGGGACAGACAACAGACCTGTTGATTGATAGACCGCTATCGCGAGCAGGCTCACTCCTACATTCAGCCCGCGCAAGGCCTTACATATGCCCACCGCCCTTTACCGCTTGATCTTTGCACTCGCGCTCTTACTGCCGATGGCCGCGCATTCCGGCGACGCCGAAGACTTCGTCGCCGCCAATCCCGTGCAGCAAGCCAAGCTTCTGGAGTCCTGGGCTGCGCAGCCCGATCCTGCCCGCATCGAACTGATCAACGCCCTGCAACAAGGCGAGTTGACCGTCGACGGCCAAGCCAAAACCCTGCGCCTGAACAATCGTCTGCGGGGTCTGATCGACACCGCGCTGGCCAGCCACCAATTGCTCGCCGCCGACGCCAAAATCCGTCTGGCCGCCGCGCAGCAATTGCAGAAAAGTGCCAAACCGGCCCAGCTGAAATTCCTCGACCAACAACTGGCCGGCGAAAAAGATGAAACCGTCCACGCAGCCCTGAGCCTGGCGCTGGCCAACCTGCAACTGGTCGACACCGACCCGGCCGTGCGCCTCGCGGCGGTGCGCCTGCTCGGCGAAACAGGCGATCCGCTGGCCCGCACCCGCCTCGAAAGCCTGCTGGAGCCGGGCATTGAAACAGACGCCAACGTGCGCACCGCTGCCGAGACCAGCCTGGCCCAGGTCAAACGCAAACTGCTGATCGGCGAAATCCTCGGGCAAGCGTTCAGCGGCATGTCCCTGGGCTCGATCCTGCTGCTCGCCGCCCTCGGGCTGGCGATCACCTTCGGTTTGCTCGGCGTGATCAACATGGCCCACGGCGAAATGCTGATGCTCGGCGCGTACTCGACCTACGTGGTGCAGCTGATGTTCCAGCGCTTTGCCCCGCAAGCCATCGAGTTCTACCCGCTGATCGCGTTGCCGGTGGCGTTTTTCGTCACTGCCGCAATCGGCATGGCGCTGGAGCGCACGGTGATTCGTCACCTCTACGGCCGCCCGCTGGAAACCCTGCTCGCGACCTGGGGCATCAGCCTCATGCTGATTCAGCTGGTGCGTTTGGTGTTCGGTGCGCAGAACGTCGAAGTGGCCAACCCGGCCTGGCTCTCGGGCGGGATTCAAGTGCTGCCCAACCTCGTGCTGCCGTACAACCGCATCGTGATCATCGCCTTCGCCTTGTTCGTGGTCGTGCTGACCTGGCTGCTCCTGAACAAGACGCGCCTGGGTTTGAACGTGCGCGCCGTCACCCAGAACCGCAACATGGCCGCGTGCTGCGGCGTGCCGACCGGGCGGGTCGATATGCTCGCGTTCGGCCTCGGCTCGGGCATCGCCGGGCTCGGTGGCGTAGCGCTCAGCCAGATCGGCAACGTCGGCCCGGACCTTGGCCAGAGCTACATCATCGACTCGTTCCTGGTGGTGGTGCTCGGTGGTGTCGGTCAGTTGGCCGGTAGCGTCATGGCCGCCTTCGGCCTGGGCATCGCCAACAAGATTCTCGAACCGCAGATCGGCGCCGTGCTCGGCAAGATCCTGATCCTCGCGCTGATCATTCTGTTCATCCAGAAGCGTCCGCAAGGCCTCTTCGCACTGAAAGGACGGGTGATCGACTGATGAACCAGCCTCTGATGCTCACGGCCAGCCAAAAGGTCGGTCCCAAAGTCACCATCGCTGTTGGCGCGGTGATTCTGGTTCTGCTGCTGGCGTTGCCACTGCTCTCACTGTTGTCGCCGGACAGTGTGTTCCACGTCTCGGCCTACACCCTGACGCTGGTGGGAAAAATCCTTTGCTACGCCATCGTCGCCCTCGCCCTCGATCTGGTCTGGGGTTACGCGGGGCTGTTGTCCCTCGGCCACGGCCTGTTCTTCGCCCTCGGCGGCTATGCGATGGGCATGTACTTGATGCGCCAGGCCTCAGGCGATGGCTTGCCGGCGTTCATGACCTTCCTGTCGTGGACCGAACTGCCGTGGTACTGGACCGGCACCAGCAGCTTTCTCTGGTCGATGTGCCTGGTGGTGTTGGCGCCGGGGTTGCTGGCGTTGGTGTTCGGGTTTTTCGCCTTCCGTTCGCGGATCAAGGGCGTGTATTTCTCGATCATGACCCAGGCCTTGACCTTCGCCGGGATGCTGCTGTTTTTCCGCAACGAAACCGGGTTTGGTGGCAACAACGGCTTCACCAACTTCCGCACCATTCTCGGCTTTGGCATTACCGAGCCGGGCACGCGCTCGGTGCTGTTTTTCGCCACGGTGGTGTTGCTGGTGGCGAGCCTGTTTATTGGCTGGCGCCTGGCGCAGAGCAAGTTCGGCCGGGTGCTGACCGCGTTGCGCGATGCGGAAAACCGCCTGATGTTTTGCGGCTACGACCCGCGGGGTTTCAAGCTGTTTGTCTGGGTCTTGAGTGCGGTGCTGTGTGGTCTGGCTGGCGCACTGTACGTGCCGCAAGTCGGAATCATCAACCCGAGTGAAATGTCGCCGACCAACTCCATTGAAGCGGCCGTATGGGTGGCCCTCGGTGGTCGCGGCACGCTGATCGGTCCGCTGCTCGGCGCCGGTGTGGTCAACGGCATGAAGAGCTGGTTCACCGTGGCATTCCCCGAATACTGGCTGTTCTTCCTCGGCGCACTGTTCATCGTCGTGACCTTGTACCTGCCCAAAGGCGTGATCGGTCTGCTGAAAAAGAGAGGTGAGCAATGAGAGTCACTGCGACGGCTGAATTCATGCTCGAACCGGCATTTTTTCCTGTGGAGCCCAACAAGGACGCCGGCAGCAGCCGCGATGCCATCGGCCTCGGGCAACGTGTCGGCCCTGGCCTGGACACACGCCACGGCACGATCCTGACCCTGGAAGACATCAGCGTCAGCTTCGATGGCTTCAAGGCGCTCAACGCTCTGAACCTGTACATCGGCGTCGGCGAATTGCGCTGCATCATCGGCCCCAACGGCGCGGGCAAGACCACGCTGATGGACGTCATCACCGGCAAGACTCGCCCCAGTCACGGCAAAGCCTGGTTCGGTGAAACCCTGGACCTGACGTCGATGAGCGAAGTGCAGATTGCCCAGGCCGGCATCGGCCGCAAGTTCCAGAAGCCGACGGTGTTCGAAGCCTTGAGCGTGTTCGAGAACCTGGAGCTGGCGCAGAAAACCGACAAGTCGGTGTGGGCCAGCCTGCGGGCTCGCCTCAGTGGCGAACAGAAAGATCGCATCAGCGAGGTGCTGGAAACCATTCGCCTGACGGCCTCGGTCAATCGCCCGGCGGGTCTGTTGTCCCACGGCCAGAAGCAGTTTCTGGAGATCGGCATGCTGCTCATGCAAGACCCGCAACTGCTGCTGCTCGACGAGCCGGTGGCGGGCATGACCGATGCCGAGACCGAGTTCACCGCCGAACTGTTCAAAAGCCTGGCCGGCAAGCATTCGCTGATGGTGGTGGAGCACGACATGGGTTTTGTCGGCTCGATTGCCGACCACGTCACCGTGTTGCACCAGGGCAGCGTGCTGGCCGAAGGGTCGCTGGAACAGGTGCAGGAAAACGAGCGTGTAATCGAGGTTTATCTCGGAAGATGATTGTGCTCCCGTAGGAGCGAGGCTTGCCCGCGAAGCTTTTGGCGGCCTCGAGGCCCCCTTCGCGGGCAAGCCTCGCTCCTACAGGGGATTTGAGGGGAATTTGAAGATGCTGCAAGTCGACAAACTGCACCAGTATTACGGTGGTAGCCACATCCTGCGGGGCCTGACGTTTGACGTGAAGGTCGGTGAAGTGACGTGCCTGCTGGGGCGCAACGGCGTGGGCAAGACCACCCTGCTCAAATGCCTGATGGGTTTGCTGCCGGCCAAGGAAGGCGCAGTGAACTGGGAAGGCAAACCGATCACCACGTTCAAGCCGCACCAGCGGGTGCATGCCGGGATCGCCTATGTGCCTCAGGGCCGCGAAATTTTCGGCCGCCTGACCGTGGAAGAAAACCTGCTGATGGGCCTTTCGCGATTTCCTGGTTCTGAAGCCAAGGAAGTGCCGGCCTTCATATACGAGCTGTTCCCGGTATTGCTGCAAATGAAGCAACGGCGTGGCGGTGACTTGTCCGGCGGCCAACAGCAGCAATTGGCGATTGGTCGCGCACTGGCCAGCCGTCCACGGCTGTTGATTCTCGATGAGCCCACCGAAGGCATCCAGCCGTCGGTGATCAAGGAGATCGGCGTGGTGATCAAGAAGCTCGCGGCCCGGGGCGACATGGCGATTCTGCTGGTCGAGCAGTTCTACGATTTCGCCGCCGAACTGGCCGACCAGTACCTGGTGATGTCCCGCGGCGAGATCGTGCAGCAAGGTCGCGGCGAAAATATGGAAGCCGAGGGTGTACGCGGTCTGGTTACGATCTAATCTGAAGCGTCCTGACGATAACTAGAAGACATGAACTTACCTCTCCCCACTGCCCTGTTTACCCCGAGCTGGCATGCCGAGCTGGAATTGGGCTACGCCCGGTTCGGCGACAGCACGCGCCCGGTCCAGCGCCGGCATAAAGGCCCGCTACGGGTGCAGAAGCACCTGTATGCCGAAGGGCCGCAAGTGTGCCAGCACATCATCGTTCATCCGCCGGGCGGCATCGCAGGCGGTGATCGACTGGACATCTCGGCCAGCGTCGGCCCGGATGCCTGGGCGCAAATCACCAGCCCGGGCGCTGCCAAATGGTATCGCGCGGCGGGGCCCGCCTATCAGCAGCTGACGTTGAAAGTGGCGTGCGGTGCGACACTGGAATGGCTGCCGCAAGAGACGATTATCTTCAGCGACGCCCAGGCCGAACTCGGCACCTCTATTGATCTGGAGGGCGACGCCCGGCTGTTTTACTGGGACGTCGTGGCGCTGGGTCGCCCG
This region of Pseudomonas mandelii genomic DNA includes:
- the urtC gene encoding urea ABC transporter permease subunit UrtC, with amino-acid sequence MNQPLMLTASQKVGPKVTIAVGAVILVLLLALPLLSLLSPDSVFHVSAYTLTLVGKILCYAIVALALDLVWGYAGLLSLGHGLFFALGGYAMGMYLMRQASGDGLPAFMTFLSWTELPWYWTGTSSFLWSMCLVVLAPGLLALVFGFFAFRSRIKGVYFSIMTQALTFAGMLLFFRNETGFGGNNGFTNFRTILGFGITEPGTRSVLFFATVVLLVASLFIGWRLAQSKFGRVLTALRDAENRLMFCGYDPRGFKLFVWVLSAVLCGLAGALYVPQVGIINPSEMSPTNSIEAAVWVALGGRGTLIGPLLGAGVVNGMKSWFTVAFPEYWLFFLGALFIVVTLYLPKGVIGLLKKRGEQ
- the urtB gene encoding urea ABC transporter permease subunit UrtB; the protein is MPTALYRLIFALALLLPMAAHSGDAEDFVAANPVQQAKLLESWAAQPDPARIELINALQQGELTVDGQAKTLRLNNRLRGLIDTALASHQLLAADAKIRLAAAQQLQKSAKPAQLKFLDQQLAGEKDETVHAALSLALANLQLVDTDPAVRLAAVRLLGETGDPLARTRLESLLEPGIETDANVRTAAETSLAQVKRKLLIGEILGQAFSGMSLGSILLLAALGLAITFGLLGVINMAHGEMLMLGAYSTYVVQLMFQRFAPQAIEFYPLIALPVAFFVTAAIGMALERTVIRHLYGRPLETLLATWGISLMLIQLVRLVFGAQNVEVANPAWLSGGIQVLPNLVLPYNRIVIIAFALFVVVLTWLLLNKTRLGLNVRAVTQNRNMAACCGVPTGRVDMLAFGLGSGIAGLGGVALSQIGNVGPDLGQSYIIDSFLVVVLGGVGQLAGSVMAAFGLGIANKILEPQIGAVLGKILILALIILFIQKRPQGLFALKGRVID
- the urtA gene encoding urea ABC transporter substrate-binding protein; protein product: MKRRSLIKAFTLTASIAAMGMTWTVQAAETIKVGILHSLSGTMAISETSLKDMALMTIDEINAKGGVNGKMLEPVVVDPASNWPLFAEKGRQLLTQDKVAVVFGCWTSVSRKSVLPVFEELNGLLFYPVQYEGEEMSPNVFYTGAAPNQQAIPAVEYLMSEEGGSAKRYFLLGTDYVYPRTTNKILRSFLHSKGVADKDIEEVYTPFGHSDYQTIVANIKKFSAGGKTAVISTVNGDSNVPFYKELANQGLKATDVPVVAFSVGEEELRGIDTKPLVGNLAAWNYFESVENPANKKFVADWKAYAKKHNLPGADKAVTNDPMEATYVGIHMWAQAAEKAKSTDVDKVREALAGQTFAAPSGYTLTMDKTNHHLHKPVMIGEIQADGQFNVVWQTEGPIRAQPWSPFISGNDKKPDYAVKSN
- the urtE gene encoding urea ABC transporter ATP-binding subunit UrtE, which translates into the protein MLQVDKLHQYYGGSHILRGLTFDVKVGEVTCLLGRNGVGKTTLLKCLMGLLPAKEGAVNWEGKPITTFKPHQRVHAGIAYVPQGREIFGRLTVEENLLMGLSRFPGSEAKEVPAFIYELFPVLLQMKQRRGGDLSGGQQQQLAIGRALASRPRLLILDEPTEGIQPSVIKEIGVVIKKLAARGDMAILLVEQFYDFAAELADQYLVMSRGEIVQQGRGENMEAEGVRGLVTI
- a CDS encoding urease accessory protein UreD gives rise to the protein MNLPLPTALFTPSWHAELELGYARFGDSTRPVQRRHKGPLRVQKHLYAEGPQVCQHIIVHPPGGIAGGDRLDISASVGPDAWAQITSPGAAKWYRAAGPAYQQLTLKVACGATLEWLPQETIIFSDAQAELGTSIDLEGDARLFYWDVVALGRPASGERFDLGHFQAQLDIRRDGQLLWHERQRIVGDDGLLDSPIGLDGQPVFATLLVTGEIDGELLETCRSLPNEVRGDLTQLPGLLVARCLASEALLARGWMIDLWRLLRPALLGREAVPPRIWST
- the urtD gene encoding urea ABC transporter ATP-binding protein UrtD; protein product: MRVTATAEFMLEPAFFPVEPNKDAGSSRDAIGLGQRVGPGLDTRHGTILTLEDISVSFDGFKALNALNLYIGVGELRCIIGPNGAGKTTLMDVITGKTRPSHGKAWFGETLDLTSMSEVQIAQAGIGRKFQKPTVFEALSVFENLELAQKTDKSVWASLRARLSGEQKDRISEVLETIRLTASVNRPAGLLSHGQKQFLEIGMLLMQDPQLLLLDEPVAGMTDAETEFTAELFKSLAGKHSLMVVEHDMGFVGSIADHVTVLHQGSVLAEGSLEQVQENERVIEVYLGR